The Collimonas sp. PA-H2 genome contains a region encoding:
- a CDS encoding HAD family phosphatase: MNLALFDLDHTLLPVDSDYEWGQFLARIGAVDPDAFEKSNAEWFAQYQAGTLDPVKYLEFAFGTLSKFPRKQLDAWHQQFMQEVILPTITPAARALLQKHLDAGDLVAIVTATNSFVTEPIAKALGVDFLIASDPETTDDGEITGRLADTPTYGPGKVIHTHAWLATMDMTLASFPRSYFYSDSHNDLPLMKLVTDPVATNPNALLKAHASEHGWPILNLFDAQ; the protein is encoded by the coding sequence ATGAACCTGGCCTTATTCGACCTTGACCATACGCTGCTGCCCGTCGACTCCGACTATGAATGGGGGCAGTTCCTGGCGCGCATCGGTGCAGTCGATCCTGACGCTTTTGAAAAGAGCAACGCCGAGTGGTTCGCCCAGTACCAGGCCGGCACGCTGGACCCGGTCAAGTACCTGGAGTTCGCCTTCGGCACCTTGTCCAAGTTCCCGCGCAAGCAGCTGGATGCCTGGCACCAGCAGTTCATGCAGGAAGTGATCCTGCCGACCATCACCCCGGCGGCCCGCGCGCTGTTGCAAAAGCACCTGGATGCCGGCGACCTGGTGGCGATCGTCACCGCCACCAACAGTTTCGTCACCGAGCCGATCGCCAAGGCGCTGGGCGTCGATTTCCTGATCGCCTCGGACCCGGAAACCACGGATGACGGCGAGATTACCGGCCGCCTGGCAGACACGCCGACCTACGGCCCGGGCAAAGTGATCCACACCCACGCCTGGCTGGCGACCATGGACATGACGCTGGCCAGTTTCCCGCGCAGTTATTTTTATAGCGATTCGCACAACGACCTGCCCTTGATGAAGCTGGTGACCGATCCGGTCGCCACCAACCCGAACGCCCTGTTGAAAGCCCACGCAAGTGAGCACGGCTGGCCCATCCTGAATTTATTCGACGCGCAATGA
- the panB gene encoding 3-methyl-2-oxobutanoate hydroxymethyltransferase, with amino-acid sequence MAAYSQDSVQDSGATAARSKVVTIPALQALRDKGEKITMLTCYDASFAALMDRCGVETLLIGDSLGMVCQGHSSTLPVTVQDIAYHTASVARGNRTALVLADLPFGAYATPESAFANAVPVIQAGAQMIKIEGGAWLAPTVRFLTERAIPVCGHLGLTPQSVHQMGGYKVQGKTSAAAEQLKADALALQEAGASLLVLEAIPAALGKEVSELLTIPTIGIGAGPDCSGQVLVMHDLMGVFPGHKARFVKDFMEGQTSIDAAVLAYVRAVKDKSFPAPEHCF; translated from the coding sequence ATGGCAGCTTATTCACAAGACAGCGTACAAGATAGCGGCGCAACAGCGGCGCGCAGCAAAGTGGTGACCATCCCGGCCTTGCAGGCGCTGCGCGACAAAGGTGAAAAGATCACCATGCTGACCTGCTACGACGCCAGCTTTGCGGCCTTGATGGACCGCTGCGGCGTCGAGACCCTGCTGATCGGCGATTCGCTCGGCATGGTGTGCCAGGGTCACAGCTCGACCTTGCCGGTGACGGTGCAGGATATCGCGTATCACACCGCCAGCGTGGCGCGCGGCAATCGCACGGCACTGGTGCTGGCGGACCTGCCGTTCGGCGCCTACGCTACGCCGGAAAGCGCATTTGCCAACGCCGTGCCGGTGATCCAGGCGGGCGCGCAGATGATCAAGATAGAAGGCGGCGCCTGGCTGGCGCCGACGGTGCGTTTCCTGACCGAGCGGGCAATTCCGGTATGTGGTCATTTGGGACTGACGCCGCAATCGGTGCATCAGATGGGTGGCTATAAGGTGCAAGGCAAGACCAGCGCCGCCGCCGAGCAATTGAAGGCAGACGCCCTGGCTCTGCAGGAAGCCGGCGCCAGCCTGCTGGTGCTGGAAGCGATTCCGGCGGCGCTGGGCAAGGAAGTCAGCGAACTGCTGACGATCCCGACCATCGGTATCGGCGCCGGCCCGGACTGTTCAGGCCAGGTGCTGGTGATGCACGACCTGATGGGGGTTTTCCCGGGCCATAAGGCGCGTTTCGTAAAAGACTTCATGGAAGGCCAGACCAGCATCGATGCTGCCGTGCTGGCCTATGTGCGGGCGGTCAAGGACAAGTCGTTTCCGGCGCCGGAACACTGCTTCTGA
- a CDS encoding chalcone isomerase family protein gives MIVAQLKRATACACVLSGLMLAQAAFALDLAGVKIDETAKVGNQDLKLNGAGIRYKVIFKVYTAALYLTEKKTTVPDVMAASGPRRIELVMLRDVSSEDFSRAFMSGIQNNVDKGDKAKIINQLLKFGELFASIPELKKGDVLTTDWIPGVGTQIHFNGKPVSETLPDQVFYNSLLKIWLGDKPADSRLKPLLLGQPA, from the coding sequence ATGATAGTTGCTCAATTAAAGCGTGCAACGGCTTGCGCCTGCGTACTGTCCGGGCTGATGCTGGCGCAGGCGGCATTTGCGCTGGATCTGGCCGGCGTCAAGATCGACGAGACTGCCAAGGTCGGCAACCAGGACCTGAAGCTGAACGGCGCCGGGATACGCTATAAAGTCATTTTCAAGGTGTATACGGCAGCGCTGTATCTCACCGAGAAGAAAACCACGGTGCCGGACGTAATGGCCGCCAGCGGGCCGCGCCGCATCGAGCTGGTGATGCTGCGCGATGTCAGCAGTGAGGATTTCAGCCGCGCCTTCATGAGCGGCATCCAGAACAATGTGGATAAGGGAGATAAGGCCAAGATCATCAACCAGCTGCTGAAATTCGGTGAACTGTTCGCCTCTATCCCTGAGCTGAAAAAGGGCGACGTATTGACCACCGACTGGATCCCCGGCGTCGGCACGCAAATCCACTTCAACGGCAAGCCGGTGTCGGAAACCTTGCCCGACCAGGTTTTCTATAACTCTTTGCTGAAAATCTGGCTCGGCGACAAGCCGGCCGACAGCCGCCTGAAACCCCTGTTGCTGGGCCAGCCGGCTTAG
- the hda gene encoding DnaA regulatory inactivator Hda — protein MRQLTLDITAEEPQTLATFVVGQNQEALQFLQRLVAPSAAYLTAPGDRFVYLWGGAGAGKSHVLRALASSTGARLIRGSQYNGDVFNFSPDVPGYLIDDCDKLSAGDQIEAFALFNQIREHGGWLVTSGQLPPSELSVREDFRTRLGWGLIYQLHGLSDEEKIAALTHAAQVRGLHLSSGVLPYLITHFRRDMRSLTAMLNELDRFSLETQRPITLPLLRSLLQLESEDKHTL, from the coding sequence ATGAGGCAGCTCACGCTGGATATAACTGCGGAAGAACCGCAGACCCTGGCTACTTTCGTGGTCGGGCAAAATCAAGAAGCTTTACAGTTCTTGCAGCGTCTGGTCGCGCCTAGCGCGGCATACCTCACCGCGCCGGGCGACCGCTTTGTCTACCTGTGGGGCGGCGCCGGCGCCGGCAAAAGCCATGTGCTGCGCGCCCTCGCCAGCAGCACCGGCGCGCGCCTGATCCGCGGCAGCCAGTATAACGGCGACGTTTTCAATTTTTCTCCGGATGTGCCCGGCTATCTGATCGACGATTGCGACAAGCTGTCGGCCGGCGACCAGATCGAAGCCTTCGCCTTGTTCAACCAGATCCGCGAGCATGGCGGCTGGCTGGTCACCAGCGGCCAGCTGCCGCCGTCCGAGCTGAGCGTGCGCGAAGATTTCCGCACCCGCCTGGGCTGGGGCCTGATCTACCAGCTGCACGGCCTCAGCGACGAAGAAAAAATCGCCGCCCTGACCCATGCGGCACAAGTCCGCGGCCTGCACTTGTCGAGCGGCGTGTTACCCTACCTCATTACGCATTTCCGGCGCGATATGCGGTCCCTGACAGCCATGCTGAACGAACTGGACCGCTTCTCGCTGGAGACGCAACGTCCCATTACGCTGCCTTTGCTGCGTAGCTTGTTGCAACTCGAATCCGAAGATAAACACACACTATGA
- a CDS encoding GNAT family N-acetyltransferase has protein sequence MTSNNSLLRLVASADLERCYQIESTSYEGDEAATKEKIATRIATWPQGFIVYEIDGVVAGFINGGAAFQVEMSDEAFKELIGHDPDGPHVVIMSVVVHPDFQGRGISRLLMHEFIARMRALRKSSIHLMCKERHVALYESMGFKYLKASESDHGGMAWHEMAMQLQ, from the coding sequence ATGACTTCAAACAATAGTCTGCTTCGTCTCGTCGCCAGCGCCGATCTGGAGCGCTGCTACCAGATCGAATCGACCTCCTACGAGGGCGACGAAGCCGCCACGAAAGAAAAGATCGCTACCCGCATCGCTACCTGGCCGCAGGGTTTCATCGTTTATGAAATTGATGGGGTGGTGGCCGGCTTCATCAACGGCGGCGCGGCGTTCCAGGTCGAGATGTCGGATGAGGCATTCAAGGAACTGATCGGCCACGACCCGGACGGGCCGCATGTGGTGATCATGTCGGTGGTGGTGCATCCGGATTTCCAGGGGCGCGGCATCTCCAGACTATTGATGCACGAATTCATCGCCCGCATGCGCGCCCTGCGCAAATCCAGCATCCATCTGATGTGCAAAGAGCGCCACGTGGCGCTCTACGAAAGCATGGGCTTCAAGTACCTCAAGGCTTCAGAGTCCGACCATGGCGGCATGGCCTGGCATGAAATGGCGATGCAGCTGCAATAA
- the purM gene encoding phosphoribosylformylglycinamidine cyclo-ligase, with the protein MTSTSNVSNVPLSYRDAGVDIDAGDALVEAIKPFAKRTMREGVMGGIGGFGALFEISKKFKEPVLVSGTDGVGTKLKLAFHLKRHDTVGIDLVAMSVNDILVQGAEPLFFLDYFACGKLDVPSATDVIKGIAKGCELAGCALIGGETAEMPSMYPDGEYDLAGFAVGAVEKSKLIDGTKIAPGDVVLGLASSGAHSNGYSLVRKIIEVAKPDLDGDFHGRKLADVLMEPTRIYVKPLLALMESMEVKGMVHITGGGLVENIPRVLQDNLTAVLRSDAWTMPPLFIWLQQHGQVADAEMHRVFNCGIGMTVIVSKENAAAAVAQLTAAGETVNIIGEIRARAEGEAQTIVI; encoded by the coding sequence ATGACTTCCACTTCAAACGTTTCCAACGTGCCACTCTCTTACCGTGACGCCGGTGTCGATATCGACGCTGGCGACGCCCTGGTCGAAGCCATCAAGCCTTTCGCCAAGCGCACCATGCGTGAAGGGGTGATGGGCGGCATCGGCGGTTTCGGCGCCCTGTTCGAGATCAGCAAGAAATTCAAGGAGCCGGTGCTGGTGTCCGGTACCGACGGCGTCGGCACCAAGCTGAAGCTGGCTTTCCACCTGAAACGCCATGACACGGTCGGCATCGACCTGGTGGCGATGAGCGTCAACGACATCCTGGTGCAAGGCGCCGAGCCATTGTTCTTCCTCGACTACTTCGCTTGCGGCAAGCTGGATGTTCCTAGCGCCACCGATGTCATCAAGGGTATCGCCAAGGGTTGCGAACTGGCGGGCTGCGCCCTGATCGGCGGCGAAACCGCGGAAATGCCGAGCATGTATCCGGACGGCGAATACGACCTGGCGGGCTTCGCCGTCGGCGCCGTGGAAAAATCCAAGCTGATCGACGGCACCAAGATAGCTCCGGGCGACGTCGTGCTGGGCCTGGCGTCGTCGGGCGCGCATTCCAACGGCTATTCGCTGGTGCGCAAGATCATCGAAGTCGCCAAGCCGGATCTGGACGGCGACTTCCACGGCCGCAAGCTGGCCGACGTGCTGATGGAGCCTACCCGCATCTACGTCAAGCCGCTGCTGGCGCTGATGGAGTCCATGGAAGTCAAAGGCATGGTGCACATCACCGGCGGCGGCCTGGTGGAAAACATCCCGCGCGTACTGCAAGACAATTTGACCGCTGTCCTGCGCAGCGATGCCTGGACCATGCCGCCGCTGTTCATCTGGCTACAGCAGCACGGCCAGGTGGCCGACGCTGAAATGCACCGGGTGTTCAACTGCGGTATCGGCATGACAGTGATTGTGTCCAAGGAAAACGCCGCTGCGGCAGTAGCGCAACTGACGGCGGCCGGCGAGACCGTCAACATCATCGGTGAAATCCGCGCCCGCGCCGAAGGCGAAGCGCAAACCATCGTGATCTAA
- the folK gene encoding 2-amino-4-hydroxy-6-hydroxymethyldihydropteridine diphosphokinase → MTSTATSNAAGAAVTAYIGIGANLGDAAGQVQRAILQLGKLPHTSLAGQSSLFGTAPLDAGGDDYVNAVACIETRLGAHELLRGLQQIEQDFGRERPYPNAPRTLDLDLLLYGQSSIQDDVLTVPHPRMTQRAFVLIPLLQLDPFIVIPRHGAAHQFAPLVADQRIRKL, encoded by the coding sequence ATGACGTCGACAGCCACGTCTAATGCGGCTGGCGCTGCAGTCACCGCTTACATCGGCATCGGCGCCAACCTGGGCGACGCCGCCGGCCAGGTGCAACGCGCCATCCTGCAGCTCGGCAAGCTGCCGCACACCAGCCTGGCCGGCCAGTCCAGCCTGTTTGGCACGGCGCCGCTGGATGCCGGCGGCGACGATTACGTCAACGCGGTCGCCTGCATCGAAACCCGCCTCGGCGCCCATGAACTGCTGCGAGGCTTGCAGCAGATCGAACAGGATTTCGGCCGTGAGCGCCCTTATCCGAATGCGCCACGCACGCTGGACCTGGATCTGCTGCTGTACGGCCAGTCCAGCATCCAGGACGATGTGCTGACGGTGCCGCATCCGCGCATGACGCAACGCGCCTTTGTCCTGATCCCGCTGTTGCAGCTCGATCCCTTCATCGTCATCCCCAGGCACGGCGCGGCGCATCAGTTCGCCCCGCTGGTGGCGGACCAGCGTATTCGCAAACTATAG
- a CDS encoding peptidase translates to MTYCVALRLDSGLVFLSDSRTNAGVDHVATARKMSVFENPGERLMVFMTAGNLSISQSIKQVIGEYVNAAGKTIWTVATMYEAAQIVGEAVRVVYDREALKLEKFGIDFNVGIIFGGQIKGEGCRLFQVYAAGNFIESLNENTYFQIGEAKYGKPILDRVITPASTLDQAAKCALISMDSTMRSNISVGLPLDLLLYGSDTLAVTRFVTIDEKNQYFQMIHENWGKQLTAVFNGLADPVWNANPDIVPNVVLAKGSLNEPLVLAPPAANLNPAQPVPLQTLAQGPEGNEQP, encoded by the coding sequence ATGACTTACTGCGTCGCACTGCGCCTGGACTCCGGTCTGGTTTTCCTCTCCGACTCCCGCACCAATGCCGGAGTGGACCACGTCGCCACCGCGCGCAAGATGAGCGTATTCGAGAACCCGGGCGAGCGCCTGATGGTGTTCATGACTGCCGGCAACCTCTCCATTTCGCAATCGATCAAGCAAGTCATCGGCGAATACGTGAACGCCGCCGGCAAGACCATCTGGACCGTGGCGACCATGTACGAAGCAGCGCAGATCGTCGGCGAAGCGGTACGCGTGGTGTACGACCGCGAAGCGCTGAAGCTGGAAAAATTCGGCATCGATTTCAATGTCGGCATCATCTTCGGCGGCCAGATCAAGGGCGAGGGCTGCCGCTTGTTCCAGGTTTATGCAGCCGGCAATTTCATCGAATCGCTGAATGAAAACACCTATTTCCAGATCGGCGAAGCGAAGTACGGCAAACCTATCCTGGACCGCGTGATCACGCCGGCGTCCACCCTCGACCAGGCGGCCAAGTGCGCGCTGATCTCGATGGATTCCACCATGCGCTCCAACATCTCGGTCGGCCTGCCGCTGGACCTGCTGCTGTATGGCAGCGACACGCTGGCGGTGACCCGCTTCGTCACCATCGACGAAAAGAACCAGTACTTCCAGATGATCCATGAAAACTGGGGCAAGCAGCTGACCGCGGTGTTCAACGGCCTCGCCGATCCGGTCTGGAACGCCAATCCCGACATCGTGCCCAACGTAGTGCTGGCCAAAGGCTCGCTGAATGAACCGTTGGTGCTGGCGCCGCCGGCCGCCAACCTCAATCCTGCGCAACCAGTGCCGCTGCAAACCCTGGCGCAGGGACCTGAAGGCAACGAGCAGCCCTGA
- the can gene encoding carbonate dehydratase, protein MTANNKQSLTREDLFQRNREWAAAITARDPEFFKKLASQQAPEYFWIGCSDSRVPANELLGLLPGELFVHRNIANVVAHSDLNCLSVLQFAVDVLKVKHVFVVGHYGCSGVHAALTKRRVGLADNWLRHVEDVHQKHERYLGEALPESLRHDRLCELNSMEQVANICRTTIVQDAWDRGQPLTIHSWVYGVRDGLLRDLEVTVSCMSDLDKGMAASLKRYED, encoded by the coding sequence ATGACAGCAAACAACAAGCAATCCCTGACCCGAGAAGATCTGTTCCAGAGAAACCGTGAGTGGGCGGCGGCAATCACCGCCCGCGATCCGGAGTTTTTCAAGAAGCTGGCGTCGCAGCAGGCGCCGGAGTATTTCTGGATCGGATGTTCCGACAGCAGGGTGCCGGCAAATGAATTGCTGGGCTTGTTGCCGGGTGAGCTGTTCGTCCACCGCAACATCGCCAACGTGGTCGCGCACAGCGATTTGAACTGCCTGTCGGTGCTGCAGTTCGCGGTCGACGTGCTGAAGGTCAAGCATGTCTTCGTGGTTGGCCATTACGGCTGTTCCGGCGTCCATGCGGCGCTCACCAAGCGCCGCGTCGGGCTGGCCGACAACTGGCTGCGCCATGTCGAAGACGTGCATCAGAAGCATGAGCGCTACCTGGGCGAAGCCTTGCCGGAAAGCCTGCGCCACGACCGTCTGTGCGAGCTCAACTCGATGGAGCAGGTCGCCAATATCTGCCGCACCACGATCGTCCAGGACGCCTGGGATCGCGGCCAGCCCCTGACCATCCATAGCTGGGTGTATGGCGTGCGTGACGGCTTGCTGCGGGATCTGGAAGTGACTGTCAGCTGCATGTCCGACCTGGACAAGGGCATGGCAGCCAGTTTGAAACGCTACGAAGATTAA
- a CDS encoding AI-2E family transporter, translating to MPFSFTDEQKQTALWLGIALLLVALMVALGPILTPFIASAILAYALNPGVDWLSRRRIGKFPFPRALAVLVVILLLVFAILAVILIVIPVLRKELPLLQNQIPTFLTKLDGLIGPHLQDFGINVRLDGTGIKEMLTKQLSTSGDEIWTSVLASVKVGGTAVLGWLATILLVPVVLFYLLQDWHSIVDRVGKLVPRRWQGKTASMTQEVDSLLAQYLRGQLLVMLVLAIYYSTGLAIAGFDVALPVGIITGLLVFIPYVGFGLGLVLALIAAMLQFDGLHGLIAVAIVYGIGQVLESFILTPRLVGERIGLHPLVVIFALMAFGQLFGFVGILLALPCSAVMSVVVKHVKAHYLNSSFYQH from the coding sequence ATGCCATTTTCTTTTACTGACGAACAAAAACAAACTGCGTTGTGGCTGGGAATTGCGCTACTGCTGGTGGCGCTGATGGTGGCTTTGGGGCCGATCCTGACCCCTTTCATCGCCTCCGCGATCCTCGCTTACGCCCTGAATCCGGGGGTCGACTGGCTGTCGCGCCGGCGCATCGGCAAGTTTCCCTTTCCGCGCGCGCTGGCGGTGCTGGTGGTGATTTTGCTGCTGGTGTTCGCGATCCTGGCCGTGATCCTGATCGTGATCCCGGTACTACGCAAGGAGTTGCCTTTATTGCAAAACCAGATTCCGACCTTCCTGACCAAGCTGGACGGCCTGATCGGCCCGCATCTGCAGGATTTCGGCATCAATGTGCGGCTGGACGGCACCGGCATCAAGGAGATGCTGACCAAGCAGCTGTCCACCAGCGGCGATGAAATCTGGACTTCGGTGCTGGCCTCGGTGAAGGTCGGCGGCACCGCGGTGCTGGGCTGGCTGGCCACCATCCTGCTGGTGCCGGTAGTGTTGTTTTATCTGCTGCAAGACTGGCATTCCATCGTCGACCGGGTCGGCAAGCTGGTGCCGCGCCGCTGGCAAGGCAAGACCGCCAGCATGACGCAGGAGGTCGACAGCCTGCTGGCGCAATATTTGCGCGGGCAATTGCTGGTAATGTTGGTTCTGGCGATTTATTATTCGACCGGGCTGGCGATTGCCGGCTTTGACGTAGCATTGCCGGTTGGCATTATTACCGGCTTGCTGGTATTTATTCCTTACGTCGGCTTCGGTCTGGGACTGGTGCTGGCGCTGATTGCGGCGATGCTGCAATTCGACGGCCTGCATGGCTTGATTGCCGTCGCCATCGTATACGGCATCGGCCAGGTGCTGGAGAGTTTCATTTTGACGCCGCGCCTGGTAGGCGAGCGCATAGGCTTGCACCCGCTGGTGGTGATTTTTGCCCTGATGGCCTTCGGCCAGCTGTTCGGCTTCGTCGGCATCCTGCTGGCGCTGCCGTGTTCAGCGGTGATGTCGGTGGTGGTCAAGCACGTGAAGGCACATTACCTCAACAGCAGTTTTTATCAACATTAA
- the pcnB gene encoding polynucleotide adenylyltransferase PcnB produces MIKKLIRSILGKKKKDPTQPLILGPKEHGINPQLVSPNAVRVTKTLQDNGYKAFIVGGAVRDLLLGVKPKDFDVATNATPEQVKRLFRRAFIIGKRFQIVHVMFGQELIEVTTFRGASSDGSPKDEHGRVLRDNTFGEQHEDAVRRDFTINAMYYDPATESVLDYHGGIADIRAKTLRIIGEPEARYREDPVRMLRIVRFAAKLKFTIDPATRAPIPVMAALIDNVPAARVFDEMLKLLMSGHALACLQQLRKEGLHHGLLPLLDVVLEQPLGEKFVTLALANTDIRVQQGKPVSPGFLFASLLWHQVLEKWSAYKAAGEFPIPALHLAADDVLEAQTDKLALQRKIASDMRDIWAMQPRFERRTGKAPYKMLEHLRLRAGYDFLLLRCASGEIDSEIGEWWTAFMEGDGDEREALMAQKPKVAAEAAPAKKRPRRRGSRSGAKPVNPSGRGDDGQGA; encoded by the coding sequence ATGATCAAGAAGCTGATTCGCTCCATCCTCGGGAAAAAGAAAAAAGATCCCACCCAACCGTTGATACTTGGCCCGAAAGAGCACGGCATCAATCCGCAACTGGTTTCGCCCAACGCGGTCCGGGTCACCAAGACGCTGCAGGATAACGGCTACAAGGCCTTCATCGTCGGCGGCGCCGTGCGCGACCTGCTGCTGGGGGTCAAGCCTAAGGATTTCGACGTCGCCACCAACGCCACGCCGGAACAGGTCAAGCGCCTGTTCCGGCGCGCCTTCATCATCGGCAAGCGCTTCCAGATCGTGCATGTGATGTTCGGCCAGGAACTGATCGAAGTCACCACTTTCCGCGGCGCTTCCTCCGACGGTTCGCCGAAAGACGAACATGGCCGCGTGCTGCGCGACAATACCTTCGGCGAGCAGCATGAAGACGCGGTGCGGCGCGATTTCACCATCAATGCGATGTACTACGATCCTGCCACCGAAAGCGTGCTGGACTACCACGGCGGCATCGCCGACATCCGCGCCAAGACCTTGCGCATCATCGGCGAACCGGAAGCGCGCTACCGCGAAGATCCGGTCCGCATGCTGCGCATCGTGCGCTTTGCCGCCAAGCTGAAATTCACCATCGATCCTGCTACCCGCGCGCCGATCCCGGTGATGGCGGCGCTGATCGACAACGTGCCGGCGGCGCGCGTGTTCGATGAAATGCTGAAACTGCTGATGAGCGGCCACGCGCTGGCCTGCCTGCAGCAATTGCGCAAGGAAGGCCTGCATCACGGCTTGCTGCCGCTGCTGGATGTGGTGCTGGAGCAGCCGCTGGGCGAGAAGTTCGTCACCCTGGCGCTGGCCAATACCGACATCCGCGTGCAGCAAGGCAAGCCGGTTTCCCCAGGTTTCCTGTTCGCCTCGCTGCTGTGGCATCAGGTGCTGGAAAAGTGGAGCGCCTACAAGGCGGCCGGCGAATTCCCGATTCCGGCGCTGCATCTGGCCGCCGACGACGTACTGGAAGCGCAGACCGACAAGCTAGCCTTGCAGCGCAAGATCGCCTCCGACATGCGCGATATCTGGGCCATGCAGCCGCGCTTTGAGCGGCGCACCGGCAAGGCTCCATACAAGATGCTGGAACACCTGCGCCTGCGCGCCGGCTACGACTTCCTGCTGCTGCGTTGCGCCTCTGGCGAAATCGACAGCGAAATCGGCGAATGGTGGACCGCCTTCATGGAAGGCGACGGCGACGAGCGCGAAGCATTGATGGCGCAAAAGCCAAAAGTGGCGGCTGAAGCCGCTCCCGCCAAGAAGCGTCCGCGCCGGCGCGGTTCCCGCAGCGGCGCCAAGCCGGTCAACCCGAGCGGCCGCGGCGACGATGGGCAAGGCGCTTGA
- a CDS encoding deoxynucleoside kinase: MNLDSYKYIVVEGPIGAGKTTLANKIATHLGARVLLEQPQANPFLEKFYRDASRYALSTQMFFLFQRINQLREASQNDLFDNRNHLVADFLLAKDAIFASLTLADEELKLYQQMYDHLRPQAATPDLVIYLQAEPETLVERIRKRGIEMETAITQEYLTRLCESYSRFFHHYDDAPLLIVNNEHLDLAGSDADFSLLLARVDSMRGRREFFNRGE; encoded by the coding sequence ATGAATCTAGACAGTTATAAATACATCGTAGTAGAAGGCCCTATCGGCGCCGGCAAGACCACGCTGGCGAACAAGATCGCGACCCATCTGGGAGCCCGGGTCTTGCTGGAACAGCCGCAGGCCAATCCCTTCCTGGAAAAATTTTATCGGGATGCCTCCCGTTATGCGCTGTCGACCCAGATGTTTTTCCTGTTCCAGCGCATCAACCAGTTGCGCGAGGCCTCGCAAAACGATTTGTTCGATAACCGCAACCACCTGGTCGCCGATTTCCTGCTGGCCAAGGATGCCATTTTCGCTAGCCTGACCCTGGCCGACGAAGAGCTCAAGCTGTACCAGCAGATGTACGATCATCTGCGGCCGCAGGCGGCGACACCGGACCTGGTGATCTACCTGCAGGCCGAGCCGGAAACCCTGGTAGAACGCATCAGGAAGCGCGGCATCGAGATGGAAACCGCGATCACCCAGGAATACCTGACGCGCCTGTGCGAAAGCTACAGCCGCTTCTTTCATCACTATGACGATGCGCCCTTGCTGATCGTCAACAACGAACATCTGGACCTGGCCGGCAGCGATGCCGATTTCAGCTTACTCTTGGCGCGTGTCGACAGCATGCGCGGCAGGCGTGAATTTTTCAATCGTGGGGAATGA